The genomic DNA CAATTGACTAGAGGCTACTGGCTGAGCATTGCCTATTGCGGGCTAAGCTGGTGGTGGTAGTGCATGCCGAAACTGAGCCTGAACCGAAGGCTGAGCTGCAATCGGAGGTTGAGGTTGTTGAACGGGCTGAACTTGTTGCACCAGCCGAGCTTGGTGCGTGGCCTGAGCTTACTGCATAAGGCTCCGTATTTGGCACGATTTGAGATAAGTAAGGTAACCAGTTTTGAGTAGATTATGTACAAGGATTGATTAATTGGGGCGCCATCGAGTATAGAGATTGTTATGGGTAAGACTCCATACTTTGATGTTGCATATAGGACACGTTCGGCGCCGTGGGCTGATTCGTTGCCTGCGGCACCGAAGGTAAAATCGATGTAGCCGAGGCATGAGAGTCGGCTATAGTGTAAGCCGAAACCATTGTCACACAACTAACCGAATTAAGAGTCCCATGTGGCATGTAGGAAGTAGGCTGCCATGGAGGGTACCGGGTTGAAATTGGATGCCCCATAAGGATGGAAGCTCCATGGTTTGAAGTTGAGGCAAGCTCAGAACCCTTGTTGATCGAGTTCGGCTCATTGTTGATCTTTTCTTCGAGAGTTTTTCCTTGAGCAGCCTCTCGGCCTTGATTCATGAATAAAACCGCGcgaaaattcttttcaatctcTCGGGACATAAGCTTCATCCCATCCTGAAATCTTTTGATCATGACACGCGCCCATTTGGGCATATGTATGTTGGTTAGCAACGGGTCTTCGGCACCGAGATGAGGTTGTTTCTTCTCGTCAAGTGAGCGTTTTTCTTTCTACCCTTAAAGCAAACTCCTTGCTTTTTCTTCGCGCAAAcgtttctcttcctcttcttgagCTAATGCCGCTTGCGATCGAGTCACCATCTTGATAACTTTAACACTTCTTTGGTAGAACGATGGTCCCACAGGGCATGCCAAAAAGATGTTTAAGCTAAATACACTCGGCACCTAATCGGCAACACAATGGAAAGATCCAAGCGTGCTAGGAAGCGATTTCAAGTATATTCACGTGTCAATAGCCGGCCCTACCAAAACAAAGTGTGTACCACAACCTAGAAGTCCGTGGGATTGCTTAAGACTAGATTTAGATATTTGAGATTAGAGTGCACCTTAGACGAATCACGGTCCGGGAATTTGACCGTTTAGGGTTCTCCACCAATTTTCTAAGCACAAACAAGAACACGGGTCTGAAAACAATCAAGCGGCTACTCAGCCTGCCCAATTGGAATTCGGCCAACACTAAGCCCCAAGAAGCCAAGCCAAAAATAGAACAAGTTCACCTGTATGAGTGAACTCGAACCTTGGGTAAACTTCGGCAAGTAGTGTCGAAGGATAATAAAGTCCTCGCCTTGATGCCCATAAGCTCCAAAGACGATGATAATTTTGATTCACGGGAATCAATTGAAGGATAAATAAATGGGAATTGAACGGTGCAATAAAAGTAAAGTGCGATAAACGAAAGTGCGGATAAGGTAAAGTGAAATAACTTAAAGTGCAATAAACGAAAGATGAAATGAAAGTGCGggtttgattgattgatgtgCAGAGAGTTACAATGAACTAGACGACACGTATATATAGGCGATACAATAAAATCCTAGAGAATCTCTCTAGATCGGATACGCCACAATATACGATATCGAGATATCATCAAAATAGGAAACTATCTTCTAACCTACCCAGATataagataataaaatatatcggAGAGATATCCGATTTATTCGACTAAAAACATCGCGAGATGACACGAAATATTGCTTCCTTGATCTCCAAGAATAATCGGCTGCCAAAAATCTTCTACCTCCTCTTGCGAAGCACACGTCCatgtacatgtatatattctAGCCAAATCAATTTCTTCCATGATAGGCTGCCAGACTAGGCTTCCTTCAATTGAGCCAAATTCCAATGTCATGGGCATATCTTCAATTACATGGACCTCAATCTGACCCGGCTTGATCACGACATGCCCTCTTTAACTCGAACCAATATGCTTCCAAAACTTGGGAAAATCATCAAAATTACCGATTACACATATCGACTCGGTATACTTCACATATTACGAAAAATGGGTCTCAGCGACACAATTCCCTCAAACATGCTCGCATACATTGGGCATTCAGAGTCTAAGTTCATGTGGTACCTGAGGTGGCAGTTCAATTGTCCTCCTAGAATCATTCTTAAAATCAACATTTTTCATACTCAATttggaaattaattttaaaatcgtCTCGACATTTTCCCGTATAAATTTTCTAactaaaattgaattgagatTTCAACGGTCTAGACTGGCTTGGACCTTTTTTTGGGAAATCAATTCTCGAACTGAATATGGATTTTTACCCGAAATAATCTATTGGTTCTTACTTACCACATTATGATGAGATAAGATCATTTAAAAGTTTCTCCAATATTGGAAACTGGCCGAGAATTTTCGTTTCTTTTTAAACATTTAATAGTGTTAATTGCCAAATTACATGGACCTCAATCTGACCCGGCTTGATCACGCACATGCCCTCTTTAACTCGAACCAATATGCTTCAAACTTGGGAAAATCATCAAAATTACCGATTACACATATCGACTCGGTATACTTCACATATTACGAAAAATGGGTCTCAGCGACACAATTCCCTCAAACATGCTCGCATACATTGGGCATTCAGAGTCTAAGTTCATGTGGTACCTGAGGTGGCAGTTCAATTGTCCTCCTAGAATCATTCTTAAAATCAACATTTTTCATACTCAATttggaaattaattttaaaatcgtCTCGACATTTTCCCGTATAAATTTTCTAactaaaattgaattgagatTTCAACGGTCTAGACTGGCTTGGACCTTGTTTTTGGGAAATCAATTCTCGAACTGAATATGGATTTTTACCCGAAATAATCTATTGGTTCTTACTTACCACATTATGATGAGATAAGATCATTTAAAAGTTTCTCCAATATTGGAAACTGGCCGAGAATTTTCGTTTCTTTTTAAACATTTAATAGTGTTAATTGCCAAATATAACGCACATGGTTTCATAGTTTTGCCAGATTTATCATGGTATTTGGTGGCACATGTTTGGTGGCGACAATAAACTCAAGTCAGCTTTCATATACAATAGGAGATTTTTCGGTAGTTGATCGATAAAACTAACTATTGTAGTTGCTTTTATTTCAGCCATaagattttaatatataaaatttggatCATATTCATGTCTATAGATTTGTAACCTGAAAATTCCCCACTCATACTTTTACTATTAACCATTTCGTCGACAACGCTCGATAGCACCCGAGAAAGAGTCGACCCAGTGCGAATATAAACCCAAACCGAACCGGcatgtttaattaataaacaataactttttttcggtggagtaacaaacaataatttttattttcataatattaaaaagaaaaacaaataggGTATGTTTTTAATTCAAGCTAAATAGTAAATAGGGTATTTTGAATTCAAAGTCAACTATTAAGATGAAGAGTGCTTACCATGAACAATTATACGACTGTTAAGCGAAACTTCTATATATACTACAGAAATATTGGCTCTTATTCAATAGGCTAGAACAGATTAAGAAGTATAATAGTTAAACATGACGATCATGAAGGTTGAAGTGTTTGCGTACCTCTTGCTTCCCTTCCTCGTTGCATTTGCGTCAGTCTCATCGACAAACCCTCCTGTGAAGTATGAATCGATCTTCAACTTCGGTAACTCATTGAGTGACACCGGGAACTACCTCGCAGTCGGTGCACCGGGACTGCCATTCATTGGGCACCTCCCATATGGAGAGACTTACTTTGGACAAGCGACTGGTCGCTGCTCAGACGGACGTCTTATTGTAGATTTCATTGGTATATATTTTCTGTTCCTTCTTCTCTACAAACCACAAACATCTTTGATAAGATCAAGGACCCACATCTTATTATGTACAAATTAACCACAAGCATGTTGAAGAGCTAtgtcattttatattttacagCGGAGGCGCTCGGATTGCCTTTTCTTCCACCTTATCTAAAACTAGCCGAAGGGCCGTACGTGAAAACAGGAGTAAACTTTGCTGTCGTTGGGGCCACCGCACTTGATGCAGAATTTTTCTATGCCCGGAATTTGGGTTCAATTCTATTAACAAATGATTCTCTGAGTGTTCAAGTGAGCTGGTTTAAGAAGTGGAAGTCCTCCATCTGTACTACTAAACATGGTCTGGACTTCTTTGCTTTGTACCCTTTTCCAATATTATACCAATTACATACGATCATCTTCACGGATTGTTTTGCATAATTTGACGTTTTCATACAGAATGTGATATCTACTTTAAGAAGTCACTCTTCTTAGTGGGAGAGATCGGTGGCAACGACTACAATGTACCCTTCATATTTACTGGTGCTCCCCTGGAACAAGTCCGACCTTTCGTGCCATTAGTTGTGGAAGCTGTCATCAACGCTACAGTCGTATGTTTCTAATATTGGAAATCCATCTACcactttatatattttgatggCTAAATAATAGAGTATGCGTGCAAGAAACCATATCTCACAAATGAATTGATGTAAAAgggacttttatttttaaggggaaaaaaggtACTCTATTTCTCTTAAAATATGGTGGTGCTTTTTTTATTCGGTAGAATATATGGGGTTCTATATTAGAGGATACTATTTGACACTTCTATAATAGTAAAATAACCATAAAATCCAAAAAGAagattttttggtaaatttttcaaaaaatgtaAGATGTGATgaaaaaagatagaaagaCCATACGGAGAGAGTTAAATGTTTAAAGgtatatttgatttatttatttaattgaaacGGCCTAATTTTGCTGtaacatttttctttaaacatGCAGGCTCTAATTGAAGAAGGAGCAGTGAACGTTGTAGTTCCGGGAAATATGCCAATAGGCTGCATACCAGCTTATTTGACCACATTTCAGGGTTCTAATCCGTCAGATTATAACTCGAAAACCGGATGTTTAGACACATTTAATGCATTTTCCGAGTATCACAACGAACAGCTCCTTGAAGCACTGAAGAAGCTGAGAAAGAAATATCCGCAAGCAAGGATCATGTATGCAGACTACTATGGTGCATCAATCGACTTCTATTACAAACCGAAACGCTACGGTAAAGTTTTTTTCCTCTCAATTATTATCGAATTCACAAAACAGATAAAActacaaataaatatagtaCTTCATAGATTTAAAAGGGTATGTTGAGAATGATGCAAACATTCGAATGAAGAAGAAGTCATGCGAAAACTTAAGACAATATTTAATTACTATTCACCCGTGGGTTGAGCAGATTGTTATTTGTAACATCAATTAATCAGTATAGTTTATTATTTAACTCGGTCTCCAAAAGTGCTAATTCGTTTATATTTGTAGATCGCACTctttgatgaaatttttttttcgccGGGTGGGGGGGCGCTGGGGTTTGTGAGTTTGCAGCCAGCTCCATGAaaattcttctatttttttttttttttggggcagCCAGCCCCATGAAAAGTCCTTTTTAGGGAAAATCTCCATTAGATTATTAAACGcattattttatgtatttatataaaaagcGGTAAGTTTATATATTTCGTAAATGAGATGAGTagaatcaaataaatataattatcttAATCAATGTTAAGGTAACTAATTCAACTTCTGTGTTTTTACAAggacttttttcatttttaatattggAATAGTAAAAGATTTTATGAATTTCACATTTTCTATACTATACAGTATTAAAACTCTTAAAATTTAAACATTTCAACTTATCATATTTGGTAAATTTGTTTAGTCTTTTT from Punica granatum isolate Tunisia-2019 chromosome 2, ASM765513v2, whole genome shotgun sequence includes the following:
- the LOC116197182 gene encoding GDSL esterase/lipase At5g45910-like, producing the protein MTIMKVEVFAYLLLPFLVAFASVSSTNPPVKYESIFNFGNSLSDTGNYLAVGAPGLPFIGHLPYGETYFGQATGRCSDGRLIVDFIAEALGLPFLPPYLKLAEGPYVKTGVNFAVVGATALDAEFFYARNLGSILLTNDSLSVQVSWFKKWKSSICTTKHECDIYFKKSLFLVGEIGGNDYNVPFIFTGAPLEQVRPFVPLVVEAVINATVALIEEGAVNVVVPGNMPIGCIPAYLTTFQGSNPSDYNSKTGCLDTFNAFSEYHNEQLLEALKKLRKKYPQARIMYADYYGASIDFYYKPKRYGFTGGTIIACCGGGGPYNFNLSRGCGQPGSTLCKDPSTFVNWDGVHGTEAAHRYMAKGLVYGPFTSPPL